A window of Fluoribacter dumoffii NY 23 contains these coding sequences:
- a CDS encoding 2-oxoglutarate dehydrogenase E1 component: MSSSDLQKEWASSYLSGGSMAYVDSLYEDYLADPSSVSSDWRAVFSALPKVNDAEKERSHREIREYFLQNADKKVIPVVQSSDSQQFRIADLINSYRSLGHHAAKLDPLEMTARTPVPALELDYHHLSDADRNRKFFAGTTFNGPEMTLDEIHQALLETYCGSIGIEYMHISNTEEVEWLQERMESVRGRLKLDASKKLQILKDLIAADGLERYLGTKYVGQKRFSLEGGDALIPMMKEIIDCAGRDNVKEVVIGMAHRGRLNVLVNVLGKEPNQLFQEFEGKIKYERTGDVKYHLGFSSDIRTGAGSVVHLALAFNPSHLEIIGPVVEGSVRSRLGRRNDLVKKEKVVPVVIHGDAAFAGQGVVMETFNFSQARGYSTGGTVHIVINNQIGFTTSNPLDSRSTLYCTDVAKMVQAPVLHVNGDDPEAVVFATKLAFDFRMKFKRDVVVDLVCYRRHGHNEADEPAVTQPSMYRKIKSMRPLREIYAERLVQEGILTSKDSEKLVDAYRDSLDQGKAVVDLVHGDYEGKYAVDWTPYVNAKWTDKVDTTITKENLKKLAYQLNQLPEGFTLHPVVQRLLNERDKMTAGELPMNWGYAETMAYASLIQEGYGVRLSGQDSGRGTFAHRHAVLHDAETGETFVPLEQIKNELNRPFSVIDSVLSEEAVLAFEYGFAASAPNFLVLWEAQFGDFANGAQVVIDQFISSGEQKWGRLCGLVMLLPHGYEGQGPEHSSARLERYMQLCAQHNMQVCTPTTPAQIFHLLRRQVIRNFRKPLIVMTPKSLLRHKLAVSPLDDLFKGKFHNIIPEIDALDAKKVTKVVLCCGKVYYDLLQMRRDKELNHIAIVRIEQLYPFPKKALTTELNKYPQAKKVIWCQEEPQNQGVWFSSQHNIIDCLLPEQTLHYAGREFAAAPAVGSPALHAQQQQALVEQALLD; encoded by the coding sequence CATTGCCGATCTCATCAATTCATATCGCTCTTTAGGGCATCATGCCGCTAAGCTCGATCCCCTCGAAATGACAGCGCGTACTCCTGTCCCGGCGTTGGAATTGGATTATCACCACTTATCTGATGCAGACAGAAACCGGAAATTTTTTGCCGGCACGACCTTTAATGGTCCTGAAATGACTTTGGATGAGATTCATCAAGCCTTGCTGGAAACATATTGCGGCAGTATTGGTATAGAATACATGCATATTTCTAATACCGAAGAAGTGGAATGGCTGCAAGAGCGGATGGAGTCTGTACGTGGGCGGCTCAAACTGGATGCAAGCAAAAAGCTACAGATTTTAAAAGACTTAATTGCAGCAGACGGTTTAGAGCGTTACCTGGGCACGAAGTATGTGGGACAAAAACGATTCTCTTTGGAAGGTGGGGATGCCCTAATTCCCATGATGAAAGAAATTATTGATTGTGCTGGACGAGATAACGTTAAGGAAGTGGTCATTGGAATGGCGCATCGAGGCCGTTTAAATGTACTCGTTAATGTGTTGGGCAAAGAACCTAATCAGCTTTTTCAGGAATTCGAAGGAAAAATAAAATACGAGCGCACAGGCGACGTTAAATATCATTTAGGTTTTTCTTCAGATATAAGAACAGGTGCAGGTTCAGTAGTACACCTGGCTTTGGCATTTAATCCCTCACATCTGGAAATTATTGGGCCAGTAGTAGAGGGCTCGGTTCGCTCCCGCTTGGGTCGGCGCAATGATCTGGTTAAAAAGGAAAAAGTTGTCCCTGTTGTGATTCATGGTGATGCTGCATTTGCCGGACAGGGAGTGGTGATGGAAACCTTCAATTTCTCCCAGGCTCGCGGCTACAGTACCGGGGGTACAGTTCACATCGTGATTAATAACCAAATAGGGTTTACCACCAGTAATCCACTGGATTCACGCTCAACCCTGTATTGTACCGATGTTGCGAAAATGGTGCAGGCGCCTGTTCTCCATGTAAATGGAGACGATCCTGAGGCTGTGGTGTTTGCGACCAAATTGGCATTTGATTTCAGAATGAAATTTAAACGCGACGTGGTTGTTGATCTGGTGTGTTACCGACGTCATGGCCATAATGAGGCAGATGAGCCGGCAGTGACTCAACCTTCCATGTATCGAAAAATTAAATCCATGCGTCCATTACGCGAAATCTATGCAGAGCGCCTAGTCCAGGAAGGAATACTGACCAGTAAAGATTCTGAGAAACTAGTCGATGCCTATCGTGATTCTTTGGATCAGGGCAAAGCCGTGGTGGATTTGGTCCATGGTGATTATGAAGGTAAATATGCTGTTGACTGGACCCCTTATGTAAATGCCAAATGGACAGATAAAGTTGATACCACTATCACTAAAGAAAACTTAAAAAAACTAGCATACCAATTAAATCAATTGCCGGAAGGATTTACCTTACATCCAGTAGTTCAGCGTTTGTTAAATGAACGGGATAAAATGACAGCCGGTGAATTACCAATGAACTGGGGTTATGCTGAAACGATGGCATATGCCAGTTTAATTCAGGAAGGTTATGGGGTACGTTTGTCCGGTCAGGACTCCGGAAGAGGAACTTTTGCTCATCGTCATGCAGTATTGCATGATGCGGAAACAGGTGAAACCTTTGTGCCTCTGGAGCAAATAAAAAATGAATTGAACCGACCTTTCTCTGTCATCGATTCAGTGCTTTCAGAAGAAGCAGTTTTAGCGTTTGAATATGGTTTTGCTGCCTCCGCCCCAAATTTTCTGGTACTTTGGGAAGCCCAATTTGGCGATTTTGCGAATGGTGCCCAGGTAGTAATTGATCAATTCATTAGTTCCGGTGAACAAAAATGGGGACGTCTTTGTGGTTTAGTAATGCTGTTACCGCATGGATATGAAGGACAAGGCCCAGAGCATTCCTCTGCGCGCCTGGAGCGTTACATGCAGCTGTGTGCCCAGCATAACATGCAAGTTTGTACGCCCACTACCCCAGCCCAAATTTTCCATTTGTTAAGAAGACAAGTGATTCGTAATTTCAGGAAACCATTGATTGTCATGACTCCCAAGAGTCTTTTGCGTCATAAATTGGCTGTTTCTCCTTTAGATGATTTATTTAAAGGAAAATTCCATAATATTATCCCTGAAATTGATGCCCTGGATGCCAAGAAAGTCACCAAAGTGGTACTGTGTTGTGGAAAAGTTTATTATGATCTATTGCAAATGCGTCGTGATAAAGAGCTGAACCACATTGCTATAGTGCGGATTGAGCAATTGTATCCCTTCCCCAAAAAGGCACTTACGACTGAGTTAAATAAATATCCTCAGGCCAAGAAAGTAATTTGGTGCCAGGAAGAACCGCAGAACCAGGGAGTATGGTTCTCTTCTCAGCATAATATAATTGATTGTTTACTACCTGAACAAACCTTACACTATGCCGGAAGAGAGTTTGCCGCTGCACCTGCTGTAGGAAGCCCTGCGCTGCATGCACAGCAACAACAAGCTTTAGTAGAGCAAGCTTTATTGGACTGA